One Streptomyces coeruleorubidus DNA segment encodes these proteins:
- a CDS encoding glycoside hydrolase family 75 protein: MAWRENPVRAADLLAKVRDCTPVSRGRYRSDGGAPANIPVCGTRDAVFWKADMDIDCDGRPGPRCNRRTDPYFSDSTAYAQSDGRPLSAERLPFIVVPAPSRIWDYREHGVGGGSVVAVVFGDRVQYGVVGDTGPQDIIGEASYATAKALGIRADPQGGGTPSGVTYIVFKNARVSPIEDHAAAVTTGERLARRFVGAG, translated from the coding sequence GTGGCGTGGCGCGAGAACCCCGTCCGCGCAGCCGACCTGCTGGCCAAGGTGCGGGACTGCACTCCGGTCTCCCGCGGCCGGTACCGCAGCGACGGCGGCGCACCCGCGAACATCCCGGTCTGCGGCACCCGCGACGCCGTGTTCTGGAAGGCGGACATGGACATCGACTGCGACGGCCGTCCCGGTCCCCGATGCAACCGCCGCACGGACCCGTACTTTTCCGACAGCACTGCCTACGCACAGTCCGACGGCCGCCCCCTGAGCGCCGAGCGCCTCCCCTTCATCGTCGTGCCCGCCCCGAGCCGCATCTGGGACTACCGGGAGCACGGCGTGGGCGGCGGTTCCGTCGTGGCCGTCGTCTTCGGCGACCGCGTGCAGTACGGGGTCGTCGGCGACACGGGCCCGCAGGACATCATCGGAGAGGCGTCCTACGCGACCGCCAAGGCGCTCGGCATCCGCGCCGACCCGCAGGGCGGCGGCACCCCGTCCGGCGTCACCTACATCGTCTTCAAGAACGCCCGCGTCTCACCCATCGAGGACCACGCGGCCGCCGTGACGACGGGGGAGCGGCTGGCGAGACGATTCGTCGGCGCTGGCTGA